In one window of Burkholderiales bacterium DNA:
- a CDS encoding electron transfer flavoprotein subunit alpha/FixB family protein, which produces MILVLAEHDHAGVKAATRHAVTAAAQMGGPIHVLVAGHEAGGAAQEAAGIAGVAKVLHAEGAHFARPTAEDLAAQILALAGGCTHLVAAATGTGKNVMPRVAAKLDVAQVSDITAVKGADTFVRPIYAGNAFATVRSGDQVKVVTVRTTGFDAAGGGGSAPVEVIAATGPAAVGAKVVGQELTKSERPELASARIVISGGRGLGSGENFRKLLEPLADRLNAALGASRAAVDAGYVPNDYQVGQTGKIVAPELYIAVGISGAIQHLAGMKDSKVIVAINKDAEAPIFQIADYGLVGDLFELLPQFTAALPER; this is translated from the coding sequence ATGATTCTGGTGCTTGCCGAACACGACCACGCCGGGGTGAAGGCGGCGACCCGCCATGCGGTGACGGCGGCGGCGCAGATGGGAGGCCCGATCCACGTGCTGGTGGCCGGGCACGAGGCCGGGGGGGCGGCGCAGGAGGCGGCGGGGATCGCCGGGGTGGCGAAGGTGCTGCACGCGGAAGGGGCGCACTTCGCGCGGCCGACGGCGGAGGACCTGGCGGCGCAGATCCTCGCGCTGGCGGGGGGCTGCACGCACCTGGTGGCGGCGGCGACGGGGACGGGGAAGAACGTGATGCCGCGGGTGGCGGCGAAGCTCGACGTGGCGCAGGTGTCGGACATCACCGCGGTGAAGGGTGCGGACACGTTCGTGCGGCCGATCTACGCGGGCAACGCGTTCGCGACGGTGCGCTCGGGGGACCAGGTCAAGGTGGTGACGGTGCGCACGACCGGGTTCGACGCGGCGGGAGGCGGGGGCAGTGCCCCGGTGGAGGTGATCGCGGCGACCGGGCCTGCGGCGGTGGGGGCGAAGGTGGTGGGGCAGGAGCTCACGAAGTCGGAGCGTCCGGAACTCGCCAGTGCGCGGATCGTGATCTCGGGGGGTCGGGGTCTGGGGAGCGGGGAGAACTTCCGCAAGCTGCTGGAGCCGTTGGCCGACCGGCTGAACGCGGCGCTGGGGGCTTCGCGGGCGGCGGTGGACGCGGGCTACGTGCCCAACGACTACCAGGTGGGGCAGACGGGGAAGATCGTGGCGCCGGAGCTCTACATCGCGGTGGGGATCTCGGGGGCGATCCAGCACCTGGCGGGGATGAAGGACAGCAAGGTGATCGTGGCGATCAACAAGGACGCCGAGGCGCCGATCTTCCAGATCGCCGACTACGGACTGGTGGGCGACCTGTTCGAACTGCTGCCGCAGTTCACCGCCGCGCTGCCGGAGCGTTGA
- a CDS encoding FRG domain-containing protein, which yields MREVRIADWDAFGRYIDGRDGWAFRGQRDASWPILSSLSRRLRASGADAESWSEREERAIRIFRRKAHIYLPDRSALNDTLRCLAMMQHHGAPTRLLDFTKSPFVAAFFAFEYAPGDAAVYALDTPRLWSAAPRFDPGLTRDAIDPQVPGNFERFFAPGTLPLVWVGEPSQMDRRLVAQSGLLVMPGTLRQPLAELLDAYDDREPLIEKIVLDRTLRGEAMHQLYRMNITQATLFPDLEGLARSIAYELEETWPTAARDG from the coding sequence ATCCGCGAAGTCCGGATCGCCGACTGGGACGCGTTCGGCCGCTACATCGATGGACGCGACGGCTGGGCGTTCCGCGGGCAGCGCGACGCGAGCTGGCCGATCCTGAGTTCGCTGTCGCGCCGCCTGCGCGCGTCGGGCGCCGACGCCGAGAGCTGGAGCGAGCGCGAGGAGCGCGCGATCCGCATCTTCCGGCGCAAGGCGCACATCTACCTGCCGGACCGCTCCGCGCTGAACGACACGCTGCGCTGTCTCGCGATGATGCAGCACCACGGCGCGCCGACGCGGCTCCTCGACTTCACCAAGTCCCCGTTCGTCGCCGCGTTCTTCGCGTTCGAATACGCCCCCGGCGACGCCGCCGTCTACGCGCTCGACACGCCGCGGCTGTGGAGCGCCGCGCCCCGCTTCGATCCGGGACTCACGCGCGACGCCATCGATCCGCAGGTACCGGGCAACTTCGAACGCTTCTTCGCCCCGGGGACCCTGCCGCTCGTCTGGGTCGGCGAGCCCTCGCAGATGGATCGCCGACTGGTCGCGCAATCCGGGCTCCTCGTCATGCCGGGCACGCTGCGGCAACCGCTCGCCGAACTCCTCGACGCCTACGACGACCGCGAGCCGCTGATCGAGAAGATCGTGCTCGACCGCACGCTGCGCGGCGAGGCGATGCACCAGCTCTACCGGATGAACATCACGCAGGCGACGTTGTTCCCCGACCTCGAGGGACTCGCGCGCTCGATCGCCTACGAGCTCGAGGAAACCTGGCCCACCGCCGCGCGCGACGGCTGA
- a CDS encoding electron transfer flavoprotein subunit beta/FixA family protein, which produces MKILVPVKRVVDFNVKVRVKPDGSGVDASNVKMSMNPFDEIAVEEAVRLKERGVASEVVVVSCGVAACQETLRTALAIGADRAILVQSEAELQPLAVAKLLAAVAKRESPQVVILGKQAIDDDANQVGQMVAALLDWPQATFASKVEIAGGKATVKREVDGGLETVEMGLPAVITTDLRLNEPRYATLPNIMKAKKKPLETVDPAGLGVDVAPRLVTVEVVDPPKRQGGGKVADVAELVAKLRDEAKVIS; this is translated from the coding sequence ATGAAGATCCTCGTTCCGGTGAAGCGTGTCGTCGATTTCAACGTGAAGGTTCGGGTGAAGCCGGACGGTTCGGGGGTGGACGCGTCGAACGTGAAGATGTCGATGAATCCGTTCGACGAGATCGCGGTGGAGGAGGCGGTGCGGCTGAAGGAGCGCGGGGTGGCGAGCGAGGTGGTGGTGGTCTCGTGCGGGGTGGCGGCCTGCCAGGAGACGCTGCGCACGGCGCTGGCGATCGGGGCGGACCGGGCGATCCTGGTGCAGAGCGAGGCGGAGTTGCAGCCGCTGGCGGTGGCGAAGTTGCTGGCGGCGGTGGCGAAGCGGGAGTCGCCGCAGGTGGTGATCCTGGGGAAGCAGGCGATCGACGACGACGCGAACCAGGTGGGTCAGATGGTGGCGGCGCTGCTGGACTGGCCGCAGGCGACGTTCGCCTCGAAGGTGGAGATCGCGGGGGGCAAGGCGACGGTGAAGCGCGAGGTGGACGGGGGTCTGGAGACGGTGGAGATGGGTCTGCCGGCGGTGATCACGACCGACCTGAGGTTGAACGAGCCGCGCTACGCGACGCTGCCCAACATCATGAAGGCGAAGAAGAAGCCGCTGGAGACGGTCGACCCGGCGGGTCTCGGGGTGGACGTGGCGCCGCGGCTGGTGACCGTCGAGGTGGTGGACCCGCCGAAGCGCCAGGGTGGGGGCAAGGTGGCCGACGTGGCCGAACTGGTGGCGAAGCTTCGCGACGAGGCGAAGGTGATTTCGTAG
- a CDS encoding ferredoxin family protein → MTHIVTDACIRCKYTDCVEVCPVDCFHEGPLFLVIDPDECIDCAVCIPECPVNAIYAESDMPAEFAAFTELNARLSKEWPVLSKSHDPLPDAEQWKDAKNKLEGIDP, encoded by the coding sequence GTGACCCACATCGTCACCGACGCCTGCATCCGCTGCAAGTACACCGACTGCGTCGAGGTCTGTCCCGTCGACTGCTTCCACGAGGGCCCGCTCTTCCTGGTGATCGACCCGGACGAGTGCATCGACTGCGCGGTGTGCATCCCCGAGTGCCCGGTCAACGCGATCTACGCGGAGTCCGACATGCCCGCGGAGTTCGCCGCGTTCACCGAGTTGAACGCGAGGCTCTCGAAGGAATGGCCGGTGCTGAGCAAGAGCCACGATCCGCTCCCCGACGCGGAGCAATGGAAGGACGCGAAGAACAAGCTCGAGGGGATCGACCCGTGA
- a CDS encoding TetR family transcriptional regulator: MEGREEQARGDRPVKAGRSRAVASSSGDPAPAPARRAAAPARRPGTRAAAAQATRESILRAATRVFARYGFDGGRIERISRAARSYDRMIYYYFGSKEGLYVAVIEELYRRFNEAESRLVLDLDEPDVALAQTVRFIWAYYLRHPEFITLLNDENLHRGRHVARSPRAGEFGPFAMNPLRDVLERGVARGLYRRTASPRDIYLMVAALGYFYLSNRYTLSTFLGERTDTPEALAHWEEFIIDAVRRTLAPPDALPPVPAR; this comes from the coding sequence ATGGAAGGACGCGAAGAACAAGCTCGAGGGGATCGACCCGTGAAAGCCGGGCGATCGCGCGCGGTCGCCTCGTCGTCCGGAGACCCCGCCCCCGCGCCTGCGCGCCGCGCGGCCGCGCCGGCGCGGCGCCCCGGCACCCGTGCCGCGGCCGCGCAGGCGACCCGCGAGTCCATCCTGCGCGCGGCCACGCGCGTCTTCGCCCGGTACGGCTTCGACGGTGGCCGCATCGAACGGATCTCCCGTGCCGCCCGGTCCTACGACCGGATGATCTACTACTACTTCGGCAGCAAGGAAGGGCTCTACGTCGCGGTCATCGAGGAGTTGTACCGCCGTTTCAACGAGGCGGAGTCGCGGCTCGTCCTCGACCTCGACGAGCCCGACGTGGCGCTCGCGCAGACCGTGCGGTTCATCTGGGCCTACTACCTGCGCCATCCGGAGTTCATCACGCTGCTGAACGACGAGAACCTCCACCGCGGACGCCACGTCGCCCGGTCGCCGCGCGCGGGCGAATTCGGGCCGTTCGCCATGAATCCGCTGCGCGACGTGCTCGAACGCGGTGTCGCCCGCGGCCTGTACCGGCGCACCGCCTCGCCGCGCGACATCTACCTGATGGTCGCCGCGCTCGGGTATTTCTACCTGTCGAACCGCTACACGCTGTCGACGTTCCTCGGCGAGCGCACCGATACCCCGGAAGCGCTCGCGCATTGGGAGGAATTCATCATCGACGCGGTTCGCCGGACCCTGGCCCCGCCCGACGCCCTGCCGCCGGTGCCCGCGCGCTGA
- a CDS encoding amidohydrolase family protein — translation MAEIATSGTSGKVVIRNVGLMLSGDIDRPILDADTVVVRDGRIAAVGREKDCDTAKPDVLVDARGTALSPGLIDSHVHPVFGDWTPRQNQLGWIDSTMHGGVTTMISAGEVHLPGRPKDIVGLKALAITAQRAFDNFRPGGVKVLAGAPVIEKGMTEEDFADLARGGVKLLGEVGLGSVKAGAEAKTMVAWARKHGIQSTIHTGGPSIPGSGLIDKDVVLEADADVIGHINGGHTSLSEKHVCELCERSPRAIEIVHNGNERVAIAAAKAAIELRCPHRVILGTDGPAGSGVQPLGILRMIALLSSVAGIPAELVFCFATGNTARMRKLDCGLIEAGRAADFVFLDRAQHTAGRTLLESVALGDIPGVGMVMIDGIVRCGRSRNTPPATEIPVVVPPAH, via the coding sequence ATGGCTGAGATCGCGACGAGCGGAACATCGGGCAAGGTGGTCATCCGCAACGTGGGGCTGATGCTCTCCGGCGACATCGACCGGCCGATCCTCGACGCCGACACCGTCGTCGTGCGCGACGGGCGGATCGCCGCGGTCGGGCGCGAGAAGGACTGCGACACCGCGAAGCCCGACGTGCTCGTCGACGCGCGCGGCACGGCGCTCTCGCCCGGCCTCATCGACAGCCACGTGCACCCGGTCTTCGGCGACTGGACGCCGCGCCAGAACCAGTTGGGCTGGATCGACTCGACGATGCACGGCGGCGTCACCACGATGATCTCCGCCGGCGAGGTCCACCTGCCCGGCCGCCCGAAGGACATCGTCGGGCTGAAGGCGCTCGCAATCACCGCGCAGCGTGCCTTCGACAACTTCCGTCCCGGCGGCGTCAAGGTGCTGGCCGGCGCCCCGGTGATCGAGAAGGGCATGACCGAAGAGGATTTCGCCGACCTCGCGCGAGGCGGCGTGAAGCTCCTGGGCGAGGTGGGCCTCGGATCGGTGAAGGCCGGCGCCGAGGCGAAGACCATGGTCGCCTGGGCGCGCAAGCACGGCATCCAGAGCACGATCCACACCGGCGGCCCGTCGATTCCCGGCTCGGGCCTGATCGACAAGGACGTCGTGCTCGAAGCCGACGCCGACGTGATCGGCCACATCAACGGCGGCCACACCTCGCTCTCCGAGAAGCACGTCTGCGAACTGTGCGAACGCTCGCCGCGCGCGATCGAGATCGTGCACAACGGCAACGAGCGCGTGGCGATCGCCGCAGCGAAGGCCGCGATCGAGCTGCGATGCCCGCATCGGGTGATCCTCGGCACCGACGGCCCCGCGGGCTCGGGCGTGCAGCCGCTCGGCATCCTGCGCATGATCGCGCTCCTGTCGTCGGTCGCCGGCATCCCCGCCGAACTCGTGTTCTGCTTCGCCACCGGCAACACCGCCCGCATGCGCAAGCTCGACTGCGGGCTGATCGAAGCCGGCCGCGCCGCCGACTTCGTGTTCCTCGACCGCGCGCAGCACACGGCGGGCCGCACGTTGCTCGAGAGCGTCGCGCTGGGCGACATTCCCGGCGTCGGCATGGTGATGATCGACGGCATCGTGCGCTGCGGACGCAGCCGCAACACGCCGCCCGCCACCGAGATCCCGGTCGTCGTGCCCCCCGCCCATTGA